The stretch of DNA TAGAGGGAATCAAGGGGCTGAGAGGACTGAAGCAACCCCAGAAAATGAAACAACTGCAGAAATGGGACCACTGCCCTTGACTTCAAAGGACCCGCCTTCAATCTCAACTTGAGAAAGTAACATCTTTGTTATTCTTGATTTTGCTCGTGATCAACTGAGGGAAGGTGATATTCATCATGATCCTGGTCTTAGGAAACCTATTGAAAGCTTATATCCAGACATTAGAGATGTCGCTAGAAGGATGGATGTAAATATGGTTCCATGCCAACCAACTGGTCATAAATTGAAAAAAGAAACTAGAGGAAATTCTTTGAAAAAGGGATCCTTTCAAGCTAAATGGTTCGGGAAGCATTCCAATTGGTTGGAATATAGTGTTGCTAAGGAGGCAGCcctttgtttctattgctttctttttAAGTAACCTAGAGCAGAAAACTATGGTGTTGAGGCATTCACAACAGTAGGGTTTCAAAATTGGAAGGATGGACTTAGTATTATTGATACACATGTTGGCAGTGCTCACAAGAAAACTAGACAACAATATGTGGCTTTCAAAAATCAAAGACAGTCTGTGGTAAATGTGATGGATCGTGCCACCATAAAGAGCCAAGAAGAATATAAAGCTCGTCTTatcattatcaaaatatgagagaaaatGGTTGGGATCAGCTCTTGAAGGACACAACCGACTTTTGTGTTAAACATAACATTATATTgcctaacatggatgatacaatactCGCTCGGGGTCGTTCAAGGAGGCGTGGTGGTCAAATGGTAACTTTCTGTCAACGCTTCATATATGAAATATTCAATGTTCTGCTTGACCAAATAATTAATGAGTTAAATAACCGCTTTGCTGAAAGATCTACTCGATTGTTGAGATGCATTGCTTGTCTTGATCCAAGGAACTCGTTTGCTAATTTTGATGAAGATAAATTTGTTCAACTTGCTGAGATGTATGCTGATGACTTCTCCATATATGAGATTTCTTTTGTCCTTAGAAACCAACTTGAAAACTTCATTGCTGATGTGAGAGCTAATTCAAGTTTTGTTAGTTGTAATAACCTTGGTGCTCTTGCTGTGAAGATGGTTCAAACTGATAGACACATGGTCTTTCCTTTGGTATATCGTTTTATTGAGTTGACATGAGTGGAAAGAGCTTTCTCGGCTATAAGTATTATCAAGACTGAGTTGAGGAATAAGATGGGTGATGATTGGTTGAATTATTCCATGGAGTGCAATATTGAGCAAGAAATTTTTGCAaaggttgatgatgatgctatTCTATATCGCTTTCAATCTATGCATCTCGCAAAGGAATTCTACCTCCTCGTAGTAATAAGTGTTCAACTTTGTACAATGTTAGTTGTTTCACTTGATGTTTATGTCTTCTCTTATGAAAGTTTGCTTTTTATTTATCTAAGGTGTTGGCTCTTTTTCCAGCATCGATCAAGTTATGGAAAACACTAATGAAGCAAGCCATTGATTTGGTATTCTTTTTACTGCATGTGTTCGTAGTTTTTGTCATCTTTTTATCTATTTTGTTGTATCTCTAAGCATTGAGTTTAAATTCTAAATATTTGGTGCAATTCGCTCATATTTAAAGTATTCTATTGAGGTAGCTATTGCTTGATGGACGTTAAGTTTTTTTCTCGTGACGAAAAAAAAATTTGGGCCCGAGGCTTGTTCCAGTCTTGAATCCGCCACTGGCCAGAACCACGCCCGGCTGCCACGTGTACCTACAAGGCAAGCAGCAACGGCGGCGGCAAGCGTCAACCGCAGCAAGCAGTAGCAACGAGCGGCAGCATGCAACAGCAGAGGCGGGCggccgcaagcagcagcagcgagctgcggcggcggcaagtAGCAGCGGCAGTGAGCGTGCAACATGCAGCGACGACTGCTTTGGCTCCGACTGCGTTGGTGAGCTAGCTAGCTCCAGCTGGTCACGGTCGCGCGTAAGCTAGCTATCTCCGGCTGACCGCAGTACTCACATGAGCTTGATAGCTCCGGCTGTGTCCGTCCGTGAGCTAGCTAGCTCCTGCTAGCATTTTTTTAATAACAGAGACCTGATTGTATTTTTAGAAAAGCTAATAGGACCTGGTTGTTTTTTAAGTTACATTTTTTAAGTTATAGGGACACGAGTGCTTTTTTATAAAGTATTGCTTTTGTGGAAAAGTTATAGAGACCAGattgcttttttattttttttggaagaGACCGACATGTGGGGTCCAACCTGTCATAACGGTCGAACTAACGATGTTGACATTTATGTTAGGTCAGACCTGACGGGTGGGCCAACATTGTCATAATCATGATTAAAAGTAAACCATTCACTCACCAGTGTTTTTTGGAacaaccaaccaaaatagtggtagattgttgagaaattaaaaaaatgataaggtttttttgTAACTCTAGCCCTAAATATGGTAGTTTTTTTTGCTATTTACTCCACCGTGGATGAAAGCAGCCCACCAGTCCTTTACAAAATATATTTCAATAGAAACTTTAAGTGTTCTAACTTTTGTGACATATAATTGATGTTAAATATTAGTAAAATTAGCAACTTAGAGATACGCACATGAGGCAGTATAAAGCAAATGCATGTGATGCCTCCATCCTGGAGCTGATCAGATGTTCGCTTGCATGGACCATTCCCAACGACTGAACAACATCTactttatttcgcaaaaaaaagaacaTCTACTTTCACGTGCGTATTAATTCCTGGCTTCCTTGTGCCTCCGGCCAGCGGCTCCCGTAGCATCTTGATCTCCCCTTTGCCTAAAGCTTGCAACTTCTGATCATCTTGGAGCTGTAAAGACTACCGGTAATGACCCAAATTGACCATGACCCCTTCCTCACAGTAATAGAATAtattatatatcatatgaggagtgaTATGCGTCAGCCGGCGGATCCTTCACGACGTGTCAGATCTGGCACAAATCTAATGACGAGCGTCGTTCTTCACTTTTGCACCATACACTGTGTTATAGAACTTTTTTGCAAATGTTGCAACTGATATTTCTTACAAAGGTTGTGTTGTATATATATTTTTGCAACAGATATTATGTTGTAGAATTTTATTTGCATCAGAGGTTATGATCTAGAAATGTTCTCTTGCATCGTCGAGCTGCCACTGCAACATTACCCATCTTTCAGAAACATAGATGATGTTGCAAAAACCTTGAGATTTACGGTGGGCGCGGAGCGTAGAATCGTCCCGATGATTCTAATCATTTCTCATATCATATAACCAAGTTTTTAaggaaaactttcgatctattcatcattTCCGAAGGCAGTAAAAATACCACTATAAGTAAATATTGCATCTACGTCTGTAGACCACCTAGCGCCATGAGGACTGAGCCGAAGGAGGACAGTTGGTGTCGCCCCTCCCTTATTGGAGCAgggcaaacattgttgtagtagacaattAGGAAGTCGTGGTGCTAAGCCCAATAGGACTAGCGCACCAGAATAAAAACCGCTGCCGATGAAGAGAAGTGTAGAgcgaaaggatccaacctgaagacacatgaaCACTAGCAAACATTGTTGGAGACAAATCGGCGGTGACGCCGGTGGAAGGCGGGGAAACCCTAGTCGCCGTGTGGGGGAGGaggtgaaaaaacatttccccgtgAACCTTCCAACCTATATATCATATAGCCTAATATAATAAAAATATATGACCATGTACTAAGCTGCATGCGTGTTACCATGGAGTGAAATAAGGGGACCAGCACCGGACCATGGAATAGGACCAGCATGCGTGCATGCACATGAATGAACCTCTTTTTGTACGTACACACCTGTCTAGCACGCGGAATGTGGCATGCAATGCAACTCTTGCAAGTAACGTATCTCTCTACGTAGATATAGCTAGCCCTGCTCTGCATCGGCCTCCACAATTCCATATGCATGCATAGATCAGTACTATCTGACTGCTATCCTAGCTATAGCAACCATATATCTTGCATAAATCAATCAATCGCaatggcggcggccggcggcagcagcagcaagaggaCGTGGGTGGTGGACGTGGAGAAGAAGCTCAAGGAAGCCGACAAGTCGGCGGAGGTGTCGCGGTGGGAGCGCCACTGCATCTACCAAGTGCCGCCCTGCATGACCAACATCAAGAGCAAGGCCTACCAGCCGCAGGTGGTGTCGCTCGGCCCCTTCCACCACGGCGACCGCGACCTGCGccccatggaggagcacaagcaccgGGCGCTGCGCCAGCTGCTCCTCCGCGCGAACCGGCCGCTCGACGACTTTGTCGCCGCCGTGGAGGAGGTGACGGAGGAGCTGGAGGGCGCGTACATGGACCTCGACAACGAGTGGCGTGCCGACGGCGGGGGCAGGGACCGGTTCCTGGCCATGATGATCTTCGACGGCTGCTTCCTGCTCGAGGTGATGAGGTGCACCGCTGCCGACGGGAAGCAGGTCGGCGACTACGCACATAACGACCCGATCTTCAGCCCCCACGGGATACTCTACATGGTGCCCTACATCCGGCGAGACGTGCTCATGCTCGAGAACCAGCTACCGCTGCTCCTGCTTCAGAAGCTCGTTGAGGTTGAGAGCGGAAAGCCTCAGGTACCCTGCCTTTCAATACTGTTGTAAAAAAATATTAAACAATGAAAATTGCACACAGTAATTCTATAAAAAAATGAACAAAAAGGTACATTATAAATATTCCTcaaattgttttgaaatatgacaTGCAGTAATTCACATCATCCTAGTTAACATATATGCAATAATAGTTTTGTTGTGAAGGCCCCGTTGCCAAAAATTTAATTATGTAAAAAATGGGATGCTAAATCTCAGGCGATcgagacttaaccaagtctcatGCTTTATTCTGAAGATCTTACATGAAGATTTGTACAAACATTTCTTCATTGAAACTTGATTAAGCCTCAGTCGACTAAGACTTAGCCACACCCATATAAAGTAGGGCACATGGTTATACTACCTTTGATCCATATTATTTGCCCTAGATTTATCTAGATATCGATGTATCTAACagacaagtaatatggattggAAGGAGTATGCATATTGCCTAAATTTACAATTTGGGTAAGTCGATTTCGTGATAGAAGGAAGAAGGAGGCATGGCAGACCTTCGAGGTCGAGACAGAGGGGTTAGCTTCTCTTTTTTTGAGAATTACAGAGGGGTTAGCTGTCCTGTGTTTATTTGCTCCTGCAACCAAATGAGGCCTTAGTGTTGATTCCCACCTGATTTAGAGCGCCCCCTCGCTGGAGGCAAGGACGGCATGGTGAGCTGCAATGAGGCCTGCCATCGTAGACGGAGGAGAGGAAGAGAGATCGAAGAGGAAGAATAAAAAAAAAGAATGATGGAATCCAACATCCCTGAAAATTGACTTACCCAAAATAAAGTTTCAGGCACAAAATGGTGTGCTTCGGGACACACCTTTCTTTTTTAGTACACAGTAGATATGTAAGCTGACTGATTTGCAATTTTAGTACTACCTACTATGCCGAGCTGACATCGGCAGGACCACCTTGCTTCTCCTGCTAGCTGCCTATTTTCCACCCGTGTCGCTTGTTTTCTCTTTAATTTTGGGCATGTTTGTTTTGTTGCCCCAGCAAACTTATAATTACTTTCGTTACACCTGAACATTTTATATGGACTCGTGATGGTTGATTTATCTATAAGGCGACTATTTCAATGGTGTCTCTTTCTCTTCAACTAATGGATGTTGATGATTGCATGCATGGATGATGGCCAGAGCGAAGACTTCATCAACCGAATGGTGCTGAAATTTCTGGCCCAATCATCTGGGACACTACCAGCAGGCATCGGCCTAGGGCTCCACCCGCTGGATGTCTTTCGCCGGAGCATGCTCACTGGTAAGCACCACAAAATTCGGAGCCCCCAGGACATTGAGGACGACAACGCTATCATCCGGTCAGCAGTGGAGCTCTACGAAGCTGGGATCCAGTTCAAGCCGAGCAAGACGCTGAGCctgcacgacatccggttccggcgCGGCACGCTGAGCATGCCGACGGTGTCGGTGGACGACTCCACGGAGTACATGTTCCTCAACATGATGGCGTTCGAGCGGCTACATGCTGGAGCCGGAAATGACGTGACTGGCTACGTCTTCTTCATGGACAACATCATCGACTCGGCCAAGGACGTGGCGCTGCTGAGCTCCAAGGGCATCATTCAGAATGCCATCGGCAGCGACCAGGCCGTGGCCAAGCTGTTCAACACCATTTCTAGGGACGTGGTGCTCGAGCCCAACAGCGCCCTCGACGCCGTGCAGCGGCAGGTGAACGGCTACTTCCGGCAGCCGTGGAACATGTGGCGCGCCAACCTCATCCACACCTACTTCAGGAGCCCCTGGGCGTtcctctccctcgccgccgccatcttcctccTCGGCATGACCATCATGCAGACCGTCTACACCGTGCTGCAGTTCTACGGGGGCGACAGCAACAGCCCACCGCCATCGGCACCATCTCCCATGTGATCCGTCGCCGCAACAACTTAATAACTAGTACCTGCTACTCGGTCCTGCTGCATGAATTCGTTTCGTTTTCTGTTTGAGGTTAATGTTGTTGTCGTACATCATCAAGCCTCTGGGTTATTTACACTGTGCAGGAGCGAAGATAGCATGTGTTGTGTCGTGTTTGTGACTTTGTGTGGCGTTCGTCATGATTCAATTTATTTTTGCAATTCTACATGAAACACGATCATTGCTGAGTATTTGGGCGTGTCCCGGTGTAAACATTACGCCCTATGACCAATGGGTCATTCCTCCCCTAGAGAACAAATTCATGAGGGGGAGCCTCCCCATCTGACGTTCGACATGTAATGGGATCCTATGTAAGCTGCTAGCTAATTACCTAGTGTTGTTGCTTGAGTTCATGTTCGTGATGGTGGTCGATCATCACTGCTTAAGAGTTGAGTTAGGTGTCATGGCTTG from Triticum dicoccoides isolate Atlit2015 ecotype Zavitan chromosome 6A, WEW_v2.0, whole genome shotgun sequence encodes:
- the LOC119316380 gene encoding UPF0481 protein At3g47200-like — translated: MAAAGGSSSKRTWVVDVEKKLKEADKSAEVSRWERHCIYQVPPCMTNIKSKAYQPQVVSLGPFHHGDRDLRPMEEHKHRALRQLLLRANRPLDDFVAAVEEVTEELEGAYMDLDNEWRADGGGRDRFLAMMIFDGCFLLEVMRCTAADGKQVGDYAHNDPIFSPHGILYMVPYIRRDVLMLENQLPLLLLQKLVEVESGKPQSEDFINRMVLKFLAQSSGTLPAGIGLGLHPLDVFRRSMLTGKHHKIRSPQDIEDDNAIIRSAVELYEAGIQFKPSKTLSLHDIRFRRGTLSMPTVSVDDSTEYMFLNMMAFERLHAGAGNDVTGYVFFMDNIIDSAKDVALLSSKGIIQNAIGSDQAVAKLFNTISRDVVLEPNSALDAVQRQVNGYFRQPWNMWRANLIHTYFRSPWAFLSLAAAIFLLGMTIMQTVYTVLQFYGGDSNSPPPSAPSPM